DNA from Bacteroidota bacterium:
ATGGTAACATTTATGGCCGGAATATTCCGCTCTATAAGATTTGGAGCATCATCTGCTCACGGAAAAGCAAACCTTCTAAGATTTAACTACTTCAAAGAAGCAGGAGCTTTTACCCAAAACGAAGACGGAACATATAAAGTTGATTTCGTAAAAATGGAAGAGGCAATGAATTCTCTTTCTGAATTGATACTAACTATCCAGGGAGATGGGGATTATGAAAAAGTTTCAAAATTAATGGCTGAAAAAGGTGTTATCGGAGCTGATCTTCAAAAAAGTTTAGACAAACTTTCTGAGGCTAAAATTCCTGTTGATGTTGTTTGGGAACAAGGGTCTGAAACATTAGGATTGTAATAAATCTCAAAATTATCCCCTCTTGAGAGGGGATAATTTTTTATTGCCCATTTTGGCAATAAAAAATAATAAATCAGTTTTCTTTCAAAACATAATCATCATACTCTATTTCAAACTTCAGCTTATGACTGGCTTCCTCTTCGGCCAAACGGGCAAATAATTTCTTCAGATCTGAATTATTTGTTGATTCTCCCAAAACAGTATAAAGTTTATAAGCACCCTTTTCTCTGTGCATTGCAAGCCGTAGGGCATCAGCATAATCATCTATTTTACTTGGTGGTTTTGCAACTATATAATCAGATATTTTTAAATCAGGTACGCCTCCTTTAAACTCTTCTGCAAAAACACCTTCCGCTTTTACTTTTTCAAGTTTGATTTTATGTACTTTTTCTTCATCTGCATTTTTCAAAAATATTTTCTTCACAGCAATGTTACTTGCCTTTTCCGCAAGATTGGTATAAAAATCAACTGCATCCTGTTCCGATTGAATTGCATAATCGAGTATTTCGTCAATTGAATTAAATTTTTCCATTATTGTAGATTTATTAGTTTAATATAATCAAATTTAAGGAAATTAATCTGCTAATAAAGTGTATATGACTTATTTATACAAAAAAAAGACCACCCAAAAATGAATGATCTCTTTAGTCTTTATTTTTTTTCCTTATCCCCTACTAATGATAGATTTCATAGCGTGAGAAAGTATATTTGGATTCTCTTTTAATCTACGTGTCGAGTATCCAAACCAATCTTTTCCAAATGGCACATAAACTCTTATTCTATGGCCTGCATCAATTACTCTTTGACGAAGTTTTGGAGTAACACCATAAAGCATTTGGAACTCATAACCTTCTTTAGGCATATTATATTTTTCGATCAGTTTAAAAGCTCCTTCTACCAGAAACTCATCATGAGTTGCAATTCCGGCATAGATTCCATTTTGGAACATATATTCCAAATCTTTCAGAAAGTGTTCATTTACTTCATCAAAATCTTTATATGCAACCTCCTCAGGTTCGATATATATCCCTTTACACAAACGATAATTTGTAGGAGCTATATCCGAATGTATATCCATAAGGCCTTTTATATCACTAAAAGTACGGCGCATATAAGCCTGAACAACCAAACCAACATTTGTTGGAAATTCACCTTTCAGCCTTCTGTACAGTGTAATCTCAAGATCGGTACACGGAGAATCTTCCATATCGATACGAACAAAATTCCCGTATTCGGCCGCTTTTGCAACTACTGCACGAATATTTTGATAAGCTTTTTCTTCGTCAAGCAATAGTCCGAAAGAAGTAGGTTTTACAGAATAGTTTCCATCAATCTTATTTTTCTCAAACTCTTCTATTACTTCCAGATACTCATCCCTGGTTTCATCGGCCTGGGATAAATTTGTAATAAATTCTCCAAGAACATCTACAGTTATCATAATATTCTGTGAATTTAACTCCTTCGAAACTCGAATTGCATCTTTCAACTCTGCTCCTGCAATATATTTTTTTGAGAATGACCATATTAACCTCTTTGGAAAATGTGGTAACAGTCCCGCTATCATTTTATTAAACATTTTTTGCTCTATAAAAAGTTACACATTAAAAATCTATCAACTTATTTCAGCTACAAATATATAAGATTATAAAAATTTACACTAAAAAAATACAAAATGATTAGCACTTATCTCATGTCAAAATATCCTCTTTCTTCAATATCTCCTAATTTATTTACAATCTCTATCTTTTCGGAACGAGAAATACCTGCAGGATTTATCCCTAAAGAATCCTGAGGAATTGGAACATTCAGTTTTTGATAGTATTCTATCCATACAGGAAAAAATTCACCGGTTTTTAAAGACTTAAAAGTCATAGGTTCCAATTCAAAGAATGCATTATTATGATTAGCTTCTTTAAACAGGTCGTAAATCAGCTCAGAACAGTAATATTTTCCATTATTATAGATAAATTCATCATCATATTCCATTCCAAGAACATCGGGAACATTATTTATCAAACTAACCAAAATCGAATTATAATCTTCTTTTACTCTTCCTACCCAAACTTTTGGATTTCCGTTTTTATCACTGCTTCTTTTCAAAAATTCATGTAATGGAGTTAAAGTCACTCCAATTGAGACTGCTTCCAAAACTTTCCATCCTTCATCGTCACTCACTACCAATCCTATATGAGAAAATTTCACTGAATCTCTGCCCCATGTAACCTCTTCAATAGCATCGCAGGTTAATCCACAATCCAAATCCTGAAATAGTAAATCTCCTTCTACCGGCTTGTAAGCATTCAAATAATTTATTTTCAAATAAAAAATGAAAGTAATGATAAGAATACTAAACCCTATTAAATTTTTAGTTCGTCTGGTCATTTTTCAATTCTATAAAGGCCTTACCTATATTTTTTATTATATCTCCCGCAGAGAAACTCTCCACGGACTCTTCTCCAAGTTCTAAAGAAATATCAGCTGTACGTCCATGGATATAAACCCCTAAAGCACAAGCCTCAAAATTCGAATACCCCTGGGCAATCAAAGAAGTGATAATACCCGTTAATACATCACCGCTTCCTCCACTTGCTAACCCGGGATTACCCGTACTGTTAAAATAAATATTTCCATCTGGCATAAATATGGAAGTATGAGCTTCCTTTAACACTAAAATTACCTGATAATTCATTGAAAATTCACTTGCGAGTTTCATTTTCTCATAATCATCATTCCAAGTACCAACCAGTCTTTCAAATTCTTTTGGATGAGGTGTTAACACTGCTCCTTCAGGCAGCATATCCATCATTTCGCGATGTTGCGATAAATGATTCAATGCATCTGCATCCAAAACCATTGGTGTTCTGTTATCTTCCAAAAAACTTTTCAGTAATTCATGTGTTCCTACTACAGTTCCAAGCCCCGGACCAATCCCGATGGCTGTTGGTTTTATGGAATAATACAAACTATCAAGGTGATTTTCGCCTTCCATCAATACCATAGCTTCAGGAACAGCTGTTTGCAAAACCTGATAACCACACTTTGGAATCAATGAAGTAACTAATCCTGAACCACTTTTTACAGCGGCTTTTGTAGTTAACAATATAGCTCCTATCTTACCTGTGCTTCCCCCAACAATCAAACTGTGACCATAGCTCCCTTTATGTGAAAACTTTTTTCGCTTTTTCCATAAGCCTGAAACAAAGCTTTTGTCAAGAAGATGATAGTAGCTTTCCGTACTATCAATGTACTCCTTTAGCAAACCTATATCCAAAACTTCAAAACTACCCGAGAATTCAGCATATTCAGGTAATAAAA
Protein-coding regions in this window:
- a CDS encoding ferritin family protein, encoding MEKFNSIDEILDYAIQSEQDAVDFYTNLAEKASNIAVKKIFLKNADEEKVHKIKLEKVKAEGVFAEEFKGGVPDLKISDYIVAKPPSKIDDYADALRLAMHREKGAYKLYTVLGESTNNSDLKKLFARLAEEEASHKLKFEIEYDDYVLKEN
- a CDS encoding proline dehydrogenase family protein, whose translation is MFNKMIAGLLPHFPKRLIWSFSKKYIAGAELKDAIRVSKELNSQNIMITVDVLGEFITNLSQADETRDEYLEVIEEFEKNKIDGNYSVKPTSFGLLLDEEKAYQNIRAVVAKAAEYGNFVRIDMEDSPCTDLEITLYRRLKGEFPTNVGLVVQAYMRRTFSDIKGLMDIHSDIAPTNYRLCKGIYIEPEEVAYKDFDEVNEHFLKDLEYMFQNGIYAGIATHDEFLVEGAFKLIEKYNMPKEGYEFQMLYGVTPKLRQRVIDAGHRIRVYVPFGKDWFGYSTRRLKENPNILSHAMKSIISRG
- a CDS encoding NAD(P)H-hydrate dehydratase codes for the protein MKILSPSQIKEADLFTIKNEPIPSIELMERAAMQCYNWVVKNLYKDKPIDIFCGVGNNGGDGLVISRLLINAGWNIRTYIVEFSGNFSDDFKINYERLKGLTDIIHIKDFNTIPVIDGGYIIDAIFGVGLSKAPVGFTKSLIEKINKSNARVIAIDMPSGLYAQQKTDDTNSIIKADYTLTFQSVKLSLLLPEYAEFSGSFEVLDIGLLKEYIDSTESYYHLLDKSFVSGLWKKRKKFSHKGSYGHSLIVGGSTGKIGAILLTTKAAVKSGSGLVTSLIPKCGYQVLQTAVPEAMVLMEGENHLDSLYYSIKPTAIGIGPGLGTVVGTHELLKSFLEDNRTPMVLDADALNHLSQHREMMDMLPEGAVLTPHPKEFERLVGTWNDDYEKMKLASEFSMNYQVILVLKEAHTSIFMPDGNIYFNSTGNPGLASGGSGDVLTGIITSLIAQGYSNFEACALGVYIHGRTADISLELGEESVESFSAGDIIKNIGKAFIELKNDQTN
- a CDS encoding YiiX/YebB-like N1pC/P60 family cysteine hydrolase; translation: MNAYKPVEGDLLFQDLDCGLTCDAIEEVTWGRDSVKFSHIGLVVSDDEGWKVLEAVSIGVTLTPLHEFLKRSSDKNGNPKVWVGRVKEDYNSILVSLINNVPDVLGMEYDDEFIYNNGKYYCSELIYDLFKEANHNNAFFELEPMTFKSLKTGEFFPVWIEYYQKLNVPIPQDSLGINPAGISRSEKIEIVNKLGDIEERGYFDMR